A portion of the bacterium genome contains these proteins:
- a CDS encoding class I SAM-dependent methyltransferase, whose protein sequence is MNIWLRKIVGCIKQTSHVNIPTPVWQSETSKCRERLAPYCLGYGIDLGFGGDPITAHAIRVDKPLPYTNVGFESVQLGGDAKKLLWFNDEVLDFVYSSHLLEDYDDTENVLREWLRVIKPGGKLILYCPDEQVFRKHCALTGQSLNPCHVHVEFSFNFVKTILKQIGGVEIVYACSLVDIYSWELVCEKKTEGKQVI, encoded by the coding sequence ATGAATATATGGCTTAGAAAAATAGTTGGTTGCATCAAGCAGACATCACACGTTAATATCCCCACGCCAGTGTGGCAGAGCGAAACGTCCAAGTGTCGTGAACGATTAGCTCCATATTGTTTGGGTTATGGAATTGATTTAGGATTCGGCGGTGACCCTATCACTGCCCATGCAATTCGGGTTGACAAACCATTGCCATATACAAATGTTGGATTTGAATCAGTGCAACTTGGTGGCGATGCAAAGAAATTATTATGGTTCAATGATGAGGTCCTCGATTTTGTGTATTCATCGCACCTTCTTGAGGACTATGATGATACGGAAAATGTGCTTCGTGAATGGCTGCGTGTTATAAAGCCTGGTGGCAAGTTGATTCTTTATTGTCCGGATGAACAGGTCTTTCGAAAACATTGCGCACTAACGGGTCAATCGCTTAACCCATGTCATGTCCATGTAGAATTCTCTTTCAACTTCGTTAAAACAATACTTAAACAAATTGGTGGTGTTGAAATCGTTTATGCATGCAGCCTCGTTGATATATACTCATGGGAACTTGTTTGCGAAAAGAAAACCGAGGGAAAACAAGTTATATAA
- a CDS encoding IS1380 family transposase — MVMRKDAAKRSRGQVKKGQDADARKTVITSDTPYAECSERLTAFGGLLALVKFLDLLDFKKTLEGHYVRPKREAELGDYRMVLGMLTMLFIGFQRLGHLAYVRRDAMICGVFHVKALPVVSTFWRYLTSLGIMQSASLLRLGAALRAKVWALCEYEPRRATVNIDTTVATVYGEIEGARKGHNTKHRGKKGLRPVLCFIEETREYSCGTQRRGETISNEEAARQIRQFRKQLPECVKEIRVRGDGEFIGWESIKACLDEGFVFTFGNKRCTPPFLEDGWYRHGEYEYNECDYQPMGWEQPFRFVVMRIREDQRGDRQLKLLESENFLYRVFVTNAKGRSHQGIDDYDQRADVENLIGEAQREGVLAIPSKRFQAHHAFFQIVMLAYNLWRWMKLLAGHAQREAKGVASKDDRRQITMPDHIIRIARLKMLFVAAKILSHGNRDEMRYSMHEQRAAGLMDFLSYLDRRRREAA; from the coding sequence ATGGTTATGCGGAAAGATGCGGCAAAAAGGAGTCGTGGACAAGTCAAAAAAGGGCAGGACGCGGACGCGCGAAAGACGGTGATTACGTCGGACACACCCTACGCCGAATGTTCCGAGCGGCTGACGGCGTTCGGCGGCTTGCTGGCGCTGGTGAAGTTTCTGGACTTGCTCGACTTTAAGAAGACGTTGGAAGGGCATTACGTTCGCCCGAAGCGGGAAGCTGAATTGGGTGATTATCGGATGGTTCTGGGGATGCTGACGATGTTGTTTATTGGATTTCAACGGCTGGGACATCTCGCCTATGTGCGCAGGGACGCAATGATCTGCGGCGTCTTTCACGTTAAGGCGTTGCCCGTGGTCAGCACGTTCTGGCGCTATCTGACCTCGCTGGGGATCATGCAGTCGGCCTCGTTGCTGAGGTTGGGGGCCGCCTTGCGAGCGAAGGTGTGGGCGCTGTGTGAATACGAGCCGCGCCGGGCGACGGTGAACATCGACACGACTGTGGCCACGGTGTACGGGGAGATCGAAGGGGCGCGCAAAGGGCACAACACCAAGCATCGTGGCAAGAAAGGGTTGCGACCGGTTCTGTGTTTTATCGAGGAGACGCGGGAATATTCGTGCGGGACTCAGCGGCGCGGCGAGACGATCAGCAACGAGGAAGCGGCCCGTCAAATTCGGCAGTTTCGCAAGCAGTTGCCCGAGTGCGTGAAGGAGATTCGGGTGCGGGGAGATGGTGAATTCATTGGGTGGGAGAGCATAAAAGCCTGTCTGGACGAGGGTTTTGTCTTCACCTTCGGGAACAAACGCTGCACTCCGCCGTTTCTCGAAGACGGCTGGTATCGACATGGGGAATACGAATACAACGAGTGCGACTACCAACCGATGGGCTGGGAGCAGCCATTCCGATTCGTCGTCATGCGTATCCGCGAAGATCAAAGAGGCGATCGGCAATTGAAGCTGCTGGAGTCGGAGAACTTTCTCTATCGGGTGTTTGTGACCAACGCGAAAGGCCGCTCCCATCAAGGCATTGATGATTATGACCAGCGTGCTGACGTGGAGAATCTGATCGGGGAAGCACAACGCGAGGGCGTTCTGGCGATTCCATCGAAGCGGTTCCAGGCTCACCATGCGTTTTTCCAGATCGTCATGTTGGCCTACAATCTGTGGCGGTGGATGAAGCTTCTGGCCGGGCATGCGCAGCGTGAGGCGAAGGGGGTAGCCTCGAAGGATGATCGGAGGCAAATCACCATGCCTGACCACATCATTCGAATCGCGCGGCTGAAAATGCTTTTTGTAGCGGCGAAAATCCTCTCCCATGGGAACCGGGATGAGATGCGTTACTCGATGCATGAGCAACGCGCGGCCGGGTTGATGGATTTTCTCAGTTATCTGGATCGCCGTCGCAGGGAGGCGGCATAA
- a CDS encoding ABC transporter ATP-binding protein, which produces MKRMKLIPFPNNATNQQMTPIPNNPSLSLPDDVVLSVRGVSKKFCRNLKRSMIYGIKDLTRNMLGVRSSTAQQPDNLATGEGLRRDEFWAVQDIHFELKRGECLGLIGRNGSGKSTLLRLLAGIYPPDAGEIAVRGRVGALIALGAGFHPHMTGRENIYLNGAILGLRRKEIDDQFDEIVDFADIGDFIDAPVSTYSSGMSVRLGFAVATASIPDLILIDEILAVGDMNFHAKCYHRIGKILKHAAVVFVSHDMVQVSRICDTVMLLEKGRILHCGATQSGVDLYSSLAIGSKGVPKITILDPRIINFTPSLDKSVLQYGDMLDVTLTFDSRENLETGLCLFTLGAAEIFYSQTNFTDMLKRIPRGQSTLIFRLGPIHLRKDDYDLSVTITDSTKKNTLIHAMNCVKTRMVGDRGWGGAYQIPVSPVSPC; this is translated from the coding sequence ATGAAACGAATGAAACTGATCCCCTTCCCAAATAATGCAACCAATCAACAAATGACCCCAATCCCAAATAACCCGTCACTCTCCCTCCCTGATGACGTTGTTCTCAGCGTCCGCGGCGTTTCCAAGAAATTCTGTCGCAACCTCAAGCGCTCCATGATCTATGGAATCAAGGATCTGACAAGGAATATGCTGGGCGTGAGATCCTCAACAGCGCAGCAACCTGACAACTTAGCAACTGGTGAAGGTCTCCGCCGCGATGAATTCTGGGCTGTTCAAGACATCCACTTCGAGTTAAAACGCGGGGAATGTCTTGGTCTGATTGGGCGCAATGGTTCGGGTAAGTCCACTTTATTACGTCTGTTGGCTGGCATATATCCTCCTGATGCGGGAGAAATTGCGGTGAGAGGAAGAGTGGGCGCCCTGATTGCATTGGGTGCAGGATTTCACCCTCACATGACAGGTCGGGAAAACATTTATCTCAATGGTGCGATTCTTGGTCTTAGGCGCAAAGAAATTGATGACCAGTTTGATGAAATAGTTGATTTTGCGGATATTGGCGACTTCATTGACGCACCTGTATCCACTTATTCGTCAGGCATGTCAGTTCGACTTGGCTTTGCCGTGGCAACGGCCAGTATTCCCGATCTTATTTTGATAGATGAGATTCTCGCGGTGGGTGACATGAATTTTCACGCCAAATGTTACCATCGAATCGGAAAAATCCTGAAACATGCAGCGGTGGTGTTTGTTAGCCACGATATGGTGCAGGTGTCACGAATTTGTGATACCGTAATGCTTCTCGAAAAAGGACGAATTCTTCATTGCGGTGCGACTCAGAGCGGAGTTGACTTGTATTCATCCCTGGCGATAGGGTCAAAAGGTGTCCCAAAGATAACAATTTTGGATCCTAGGATTATAAACTTCACTCCGAGTTTAGACAAATCGGTTCTACAATATGGCGACATGCTTGACGTCACATTAACTTTCGATTCCAGGGAGAATCTAGAGACTGGATTATGCCTATTTACGCTGGGGGCTGCAGAAATATTTTACTCCCAGACTAATTTTACAGACATGTTGAAGCGAATACCACGAGGTCAGTCCACTTTGATATTTCGTTTGGGCCCGATTCACCTTCGGAAAGACGACTATGATTTGAGCGTAACGATTACAGATTCCACCAAAAAGAATACTCTAATCCATGCTATGAACTGTGTGAAGACACGTATGGTTGGCGATCGAGGCTGGGGTGGTGCCTATCAAATTCCAGTTTCACCGGTTTCTCCTTGCTAA